The following nucleotide sequence is from Natronosalvus caseinilyticus.
GTCCTCGATCCGTCCCGCGGCCGACGACTCCTCGCTCGGCTTCGGCGACGGTGGGCAACCGTCGTCAGTCTCGTGGTCCTCGGCGCCGTTACTCTCACCGCGCTCTACTCGATGATAACTGGGTTTCAGCCCCGGCTGACGTTATACTCGGGGACGGCCGGAACCGACAAACTCCAGCCGCCGGTCGGCTTCAGCGGTTCCTACCTGGAAACGGGAAAAGACTGCGTGGGCACGGTTACCGGGGACACGATATACGAACAGCAGTGTCACGGGAGCTGGGAGTACGTGTTCGGAACCGATCGCTGGGGCTACGAGATGGTCGACCTCCTCGTGGTCGGCGCTCGACCCGTGGCCTACGCCGTGTTCGTCACAGTCGGCATCATCGTTCCGCTCGCGACGATCGTCGGTCTCGTCGCGGGGTACTACGGGGGCCGTGTCGACGACCTCCTGATGAGCTACGTCGACGTCCAGCTCAGCATCCCGGCGATCGTCATCTACATGATCGCGTACCTGTTCATCGGGGACTCATTTTTCGTCCTCCTCGCCGCGTTCGGCCTACTTTCGTGGGGCGGAATCGGCCGAATCGTCCGAAGCGAGACGCTGCAACGACGGGAGGAAGGGTACGTTCTCGCCGCACGGGTGCTCGGGGCCTCGAGACCGTACGTCCTGCGCAGACACGTCCTGCCGAACGTCACCAACAGCGTAATCCCGGCGGCGTTTCACCTGATGGCCGTGCTCGTCCTGACCGAGGCCGCGCTCGCGTTCCTCGGATTCCACGCCACGTTCCAGTCGTGGGGTATGACGATGGGCGAGGGGCTGTTCAGAGCGGCCCCCCTCGACGCGTGGTGGGTCTCGACGCTTCCCGCCATCGCTCTGGGACTGACCGTCGCGTCGTTCAAGGTGGCCGGCGACGGACTGCGAGACGCGCTCGATCCACGGGGGACCCATGACTGACGTGGACCCACTGCTCTCCGTCGACGACGTGCACGCTCACATCGCGACTGCCGATGGCACCGTCCGGGCCGTCGACGGCGTGAGCTTCGACGTCCAGCCCGGCGAAACCGTCTGTCTCGTCGGCGAGAGCGGGAGCGGGAAGACGCTGACGTGTGATTCGATCACCGGCCTGATCTCGAGTTCGCAGGTCGACGTCTCCGGCTCGGTGACGTTCGAGGGCGAGGAGTTGCTCTCGGCCAGCGAGAGCCGGCTTCGATCGATCCGCGGCAACCGGATCGCCTACCTCTTTCAGAACGCCCAGAACGCGCTGGATCCGGTGTACACCGTCGGCGATCAGCTCGTCGAGGCGGTCACGTTCCACCGGGACGTTAGCGACGAGGCCGCTCGAGAGCGAGCGATCGATCTGCTGCAGACCGTCGGCCTCTCTCGACCGGCGGAGCGACTCGACGCGTATCCCCACGAGTTCTCCGACGGCATGCGCCAGCGCGTCCTGATCGCCATCGCCCTGGCCGCCGAGCCCGACCTGCTCATCGCCGACGAGCCGACGTCCGCACTGGACGTCACGATTCAGTCCCGAATCATCGACCTGATCGACGACCTCCGGCGAGAGCGAGCGCTGACGTTGCTGCTCGTTACCCACGACCTCAGGG
It contains:
- a CDS encoding ABC transporter permease — protein: MTESGSNEPSRDEPPGRTDVAALEQIDWDRVDSSSRRLSPERIALVIGVLTVGLAYLYYRWKDSIYLVSRWYVGPEDWLLLLALAVVVAYGAVPMVLDPSRGRRLLARLRRRWATVVSLVVLGAVTLTALYSMITGFQPRLTLYSGTAGTDKLQPPVGFSGSYLETGKDCVGTVTGDTIYEQQCHGSWEYVFGTDRWGYEMVDLLVVGARPVAYAVFVTVGIIVPLATIVGLVAGYYGGRVDDLLMSYVDVQLSIPAIVIYMIAYLFIGDSFFVLLAAFGLLSWGGIGRIVRSETLQRREEGYVLAARVLGASRPYVLRRHVLPNVTNSVIPAAFHLMAVLVLTEAALAFLGFHATFQSWGMTMGEGLFRAAPLDAWWVSTLPAIALGLTVASFKVAGDGLRDALDPRGTHD
- a CDS encoding ABC transporter ATP-binding protein, encoding MTDVDPLLSVDDVHAHIATADGTVRAVDGVSFDVQPGETVCLVGESGSGKTLTCDSITGLISSSQVDVSGSVTFEGEELLSASESRLRSIRGNRIAYLFQNAQNALDPVYTVGDQLVEAVTFHRDVSDEAARERAIDLLQTVGLSRPAERLDAYPHEFSDGMRQRVLIAIALAAEPDLLIADEPTSALDVTIQSRIIDLIDDLRRERALTLLLVTHDLRVVASLADRVVVMYAGNVVERGPVEAVLERPGHPYTQSLFRSFVGQGGTDGSVGRTETVGRNEPIPREGCRFRRECPHAVEACRADEPPFEPVAGVEDHRAACIYHGDRKDSRTVLDTAPDLGASGEGVTEDD